The proteins below come from a single Capricornis sumatraensis isolate serow.1 chromosome 14, serow.2, whole genome shotgun sequence genomic window:
- the OPN3 gene encoding LOW QUALITY PROTEIN: opsin-3 (The sequence of the model RefSeq protein was modified relative to this genomic sequence to represent the inferred CDS: substituted 4 bases at 4 genomic stop codons) has product MNVSLLVSPPPLPCTPPCPAMLSHLLSCRGCFHHHPNQVAYECYICMIHARVINFPQAWRTIPCIXLSSIVRSGASLLGWNNHILDMHGPGCIGDWPSKDTRHSSFVFVSWRLRVSLLTVTAIFCFPFKIVRAKLLLNIQLYFLPAQFXRALLQLLCFXLMRCQTPAXDLSAVGREMHLRSIVMLQKDRDKPNKKVTFNSSSIIFIITNDESLSVGDSDRTNGSKFDVIQVHPL; this is encoded by the exons ATGAATGTATCGCTCCTGGTCAGtcctcccccactcccctgcACCCCACCATGCCCTGCTATGCTGTCCCACCTTCTCTCTTGCAGGGGTTGTTTCCATCATCACCCTAACCAGGTGGCATATGAGTGTTATATTTGCATGATCCATGCCAGAGTGATCAATTTTCCCCAGGCCTGGAGGACCATTCCTTGCATCTGACTGTCCTCAATAGTGCGGTCAGGAGCATCTCTCCTGGGCTGGAACAACCACATCCTGGACATGCATGGACCAGGCTGCATTGGGGACTGGCCATCCAAGGACACCCGCCACTCCTCCTTTGTGTTTGTTTCTTGGCGCCTGAGGGTGTCATTGCTCACTGTTACGGCCATATTCTGTTTTCCATTCAAAAT AGTAAGGGCCAAACTTTTACTTAATATTCAACTTTATTTCCTCCCTGCCCAGTTTTAAAGAGCCCTCTTGCAGCTCTTATGTTTCTAACTGATGAGATGCCAGACACCGGCTTAAGACCTATCTGCAGTTGGGAGAGAAATGCATTTAAGATCCATCGTGATGTTACAGAAAGACAGAGACAAGCCAAACAAAAAAGTGACTTTTAACTCTTCTTCCATCATTTTTATCATCACTAATGATGAATCATTATCAGTGGGTGACAGTGACAGAACCAATGGGTCAAAGTTTGATGTAATCCAAGTTCATCCTTTATAG